A window of Leptotrichia wadei contains these coding sequences:
- a CDS encoding amino acid ABC transporter permease, with product MQLSGIDVIFKGVNLQRLMGGLVVTGQIALVSIVFSILFGLILGIVMTSKNKIIYGILKFYLESMRIIPLLVWLFIIYFGVAKGFDLHIDSETTTIIVFVIWGTAEMMDIVRGAIISLPKIQGESAKALGLDTSQVYRYVLLPQAVRRIAPAAVNLITRMIKTTSLAIFIEVAEVLKIGRQIIEFSSRKNPMAPFWVYLFIFFLYFIICYPITLLSKKMEKKWAV from the coding sequence ATGCAACTGTCGGGAATTGATGTTATTTTTAAAGGAGTTAATTTGCAAAGGCTTATGGGTGGACTTGTTGTAACAGGACAAATTGCTCTTGTTTCCATAGTGTTTTCAATATTGTTTGGATTAATTTTAGGAATAGTTATGACTTCAAAAAATAAGATTATTTATGGAATATTGAAGTTTTATCTGGAAAGTATGAGAATCATTCCCTTGCTTGTGTGGCTGTTCATAATTTATTTTGGAGTTGCAAAAGGCTTTGATTTACATATTGATTCAGAAACTACGACAATAATAGTGTTTGTGATATGGGGAACGGCTGAAATGATGGATATTGTGAGGGGAGCAATTATTTCTCTTCCAAAAATTCAAGGGGAAAGTGCAAAGGCTTTGGGGCTTGATACAAGTCAGGTTTATAGATATGTGCTGCTTCCGCAGGCAGTAAGAAGAATTGCACCAGCAGCGGTAAATCTTATAACAAGAATGATTAAGACGACTTCACTTGCGATTTTTATAGAAGTTGCAGAAGTTCTAAAAATAGGACGGCAAATTATAGAGTTTTCAAGCAGGAAAAATCCAATGGCACCATTCTGGGTGTATCTGTTCATATTTTTTCTATATTTCATAATTTGTTATCCAATTACGTTATTATCAAAAAAAATGGAGAAAAAATGGGCTGTTTAA
- a CDS encoding amino acid ABC transporter ATP-binding protein produces MADSEVLLELSDIKKEYKKGIPALKGVSLSVNKSEVVVILGPSGCGKSTLLRCINGLEEIQSGEIKLQGNVINKDKTKWHLIRQRIGMVFQSYELFDHMTVMQNLLLGPLKVQKRDKKEVTEQAEKLLERVGLLDKKNSYPRELSGGQKQRIAIIRSLCMNPEIMLFDEVTAALDPEMVREVLDVMLELAKEGMTMIIVTHEMEFAKAVADRIVFMDSGEIVETNYPLEFFRNPKTERAKKFLNIFNFEKKDNVESALLI; encoded by the coding sequence ATGGCAGATTCGGAAGTTTTATTGGAACTTTCTGATATAAAAAAAGAATATAAAAAAGGCATACCCGCACTAAAAGGAGTTTCACTTTCAGTAAATAAAAGTGAGGTTGTAGTAATATTAGGGCCTTCTGGATGTGGGAAAAGTACACTTTTAAGATGTATAAACGGACTTGAAGAAATTCAGTCTGGAGAAATAAAATTACAAGGAAATGTTATTAATAAAGATAAGACAAAATGGCATTTAATACGCCAGAGAATAGGAATGGTATTTCAAAGTTACGAATTATTTGACCATATGACAGTTATGCAAAATCTTCTGTTAGGACCGCTTAAAGTACAGAAAAGGGATAAAAAGGAAGTTACGGAGCAAGCAGAAAAATTGCTCGAAAGAGTAGGGCTTCTGGATAAAAAGAACTCATATCCAAGAGAACTGTCAGGAGGACAAAAACAAAGAATAGCAATTATAAGATCACTATGTATGAATCCAGAAATAATGCTATTTGATGAAGTTACAGCGGCGCTTGATCCTGAGATGGTAAGGGAAGTGCTGGATGTAATGCTGGAATTGGCAAAGGAAGGAATGACAATGATAATCGTTACTCATGAAATGGAATTTGCTAAAGCAGTTGCGGATAGAATAGTATTTATGGATTCTGGAGAAATCGTTGAAACAAATTATCCGCTGGAATTTTTTAGAAATCCAAAAACTGAAAGAGCTAAGAAATTTTTAAATATATTTAATTTTGAAAAGAAAGATAATGTGGAATCAGCTTTGTTGATATAA
- a CDS encoding NAD(P)H-dependent oxidoreductase, with product MKTLVILAHPDMENSRINKKWKEELEKYPDKITVNELYKNYTDWDIDIEREHELLLSHDNIIIQFPLYWYTYTPLLKKWLDDVLSYNWAYGNEYKLNGKNIGVAISIGGFENDYSKTGSVKFSMDEILAPFEATVEYIKANLTSRYLLFDTENISDEELSENAKNYTRHILSL from the coding sequence ATGAAAACTTTAGTTATTTTAGCGCATCCAGATATGGAAAATTCGAGAATTAACAAAAAATGGAAAGAAGAATTGGAAAAATATCCTGACAAAATTACAGTAAATGAACTTTACAAAAATTATACAGATTGGGATATTGACATTGAAAGAGAGCACGAATTGTTATTATCCCATGATAATATAATTATTCAATTTCCGCTTTATTGGTACACATACACTCCTTTATTGAAAAAATGGCTTGATGACGTGCTTTCTTATAACTGGGCCTATGGAAATGAATATAAGTTGAATGGTAAAAATATAGGAGTTGCAATTTCTATTGGAGGATTTGAAAATGACTATTCAAAAACTGGCTCTGTAAAATTTTCGATGGATGAAATTCTAGCACCTTTCGAAGCAACTGTTGAATATATCAAGGCAAATTTGACTTCTCGCTATCTTTTGTTTGATACTGAAAATATAAGTGATGAAGAACTTTCAGAAAATGCTAAAAATTATACAAGACATATTTTGAGTTTATAA
- a CDS encoding amino acid ABC transporter permease, with translation MDFNFIIENIPKYLEAMRLTVIIGIFGIVFSILIGIVCALVLYYRVPAARQIVGIYIELSRNTPLVIQLFFLYFGLPKIGITFNSHICAVMGLSFLGGSYMCEAFRSGLESVTKGQRESGLSIGLTESQLITNVILPQAFTVSFPAIAANIIFLLKETSVIGILALMELMYLTRDLIGLYYKTNESLFMLVAAYLIIILPVSFVLTVIERRIRYATVGN, from the coding sequence ATGGACTTTAATTTTATAATAGAAAATATTCCTAAATATTTAGAAGCAATGAGATTGACTGTGATTATAGGGATTTTTGGAATTGTATTTTCAATATTGATTGGAATAGTTTGTGCATTGGTTCTTTATTATAGAGTTCCAGCTGCTAGACAGATTGTGGGAATTTATATTGAACTTTCGAGAAATACGCCGCTTGTAATACAGTTATTCTTTCTGTATTTTGGGCTTCCAAAAATTGGAATTACGTTTAATTCGCATATCTGTGCCGTGATGGGATTATCTTTCCTAGGCGGAAGTTACATGTGCGAGGCATTTCGGAGCGGATTGGAGTCGGTTACAAAAGGACAGCGAGAATCTGGACTAAGCATTGGGCTTACAGAATCACAGCTTATAACTAACGTAATATTGCCACAGGCATTTACGGTTTCGTTTCCAGCGATAGCGGCAAATATAATATTTCTTTTGAAAGAAACTTCAGTAATAGGGATTTTGGCTTTAATGGAACTGATGTACCTGACTCGGGATTTGATAGGGCTTTATTATAAAACGAATGAAAGTCTGTTTATGCTTGTTGCGGCATATTTGATTATTATTTTACCAGTTTCGTTTGTTTTAACAGTAATTGAAAGGAGAATAAGATATGCAACTGTCGGGAATTGA
- a CDS encoding amidohydrolase, translated as MKTIENLQEILEKEFKWFHQHPELSLEEYETTRRIKEILKRENIEILDVPLKTGVVAVIRGQESGPVVAIRGDIDALPVYEETNLSYKSEVDGKMHACGHDYHLTSIIGTTLLLRDNADKIKGTVKLVFQPAEEVFAGALQIMESGVLDDVELIFGIHCTINFPVGTVGIREGSVSAAVDRFKIELKGFGTHAAHPELGKDPIVAGSALVNSLQTIVSRNIDPFSVGLVSITHFSAGNTWNVIPEKAFIEGTVRTLDKEQRKFIKERVIDMTKYISSTYQVNPEIEWITGPPAANNDKKWSEFAKKVALDRKLAVEPSSDTLGGEDFAFYQEKIKGVFIHIGTDESYPNHHPKFKINPKALSLTSEFLSDLLIKVTNEIRKGGENKK; from the coding sequence ATGAAAACAATAGAAAATTTACAGGAAATACTTGAAAAGGAGTTTAAATGGTTTCATCAACATCCTGAGTTATCCTTGGAAGAATATGAAACAACTAGGCGTATCAAGGAAATTTTGAAAAGAGAAAATATCGAAATATTGGATGTACCATTGAAAACAGGAGTAGTTGCTGTTATTAGAGGACAGGAATCTGGACCAGTTGTTGCGATTAGAGGAGATATTGATGCATTGCCTGTTTACGAAGAAACAAATTTAAGTTATAAATCAGAAGTTGATGGGAAAATGCATGCATGCGGACATGATTATCATTTAACATCAATTATCGGTACCACATTACTATTAAGAGATAATGCTGATAAAATAAAAGGAACTGTTAAGTTAGTTTTTCAGCCTGCAGAAGAAGTGTTTGCAGGTGCATTGCAAATAATGGAAAGTGGTGTACTTGATGATGTTGAGTTGATTTTTGGAATACATTGTACTATAAATTTTCCTGTAGGAACAGTAGGTATTCGTGAAGGAAGTGTATCTGCTGCTGTTGATAGATTCAAAATTGAATTAAAAGGTTTTGGCACACATGCCGCACATCCTGAACTGGGAAAAGACCCTATTGTAGCTGGGAGCGCTCTTGTAAATTCATTACAGACAATAGTGAGCAGAAATATAGATCCATTTTCAGTTGGACTGGTAAGTATAACGCATTTTTCAGCTGGAAATACTTGGAATGTAATTCCTGAAAAAGCATTTATTGAAGGGACAGTAAGGACATTAGATAAAGAGCAGAGAAAATTTATCAAGGAAAGAGTAATTGATATGACTAAATATATTTCAAGTACTTATCAAGTTAATCCTGAAATAGAATGGATAACTGGGCCTCCTGCTGCAAATAATGATAAAAAATGGAGCGAATTTGCAAAAAAGGTTGCATTGGATAGAAAGTTGGCTGTAGAGCCTTCAAGTGATACATTGGGTGGAGAAGACTTTGCATTTTATCAAGAAAAAATAAAAGGGGTATTTATTCATATAGGAACAGATGAATCTTACCCTAATCACCATCCCAAATTTAAAATTAATCCAAAAGCTCTGTCATTAACATCTGAATTTTTATCAGATTTATTAATAAAAGTCACAAATGAAATAAGGAAAGGTGGCGAAAATAAAAAATGA
- a CDS encoding methionine ABC transporter ATP-binding protein yields the protein MIEISNVKKVFKNKKVKVHALKDVSLKVEKGDIFGIVGYSGAGKSTLLRLVNLLEKPDSGSVKLEGKEIIGLSEGELNELRKNIGMVFQQFNLLETQTVYQNLKIPLVISKTPKSEINERIDELLDFVGLKDKKNVSVSKLSGGQKQRIGIARALATHPKILLCDEATSALDPKTTKSILELLKKINQEFGITILLITHEMEVVKEICNKVAVMQDGEIKEQGNIIEIFTNPKERITKDFISSVINNDIPVSLLKELDLTLPIVRLTFLGENSGQSLISEINKNFDITTKILSASINELGDTILGVLVIQLGGNLELIGKVEEFIVKSGVKVERMEII from the coding sequence ATGATTGAAATATCAAATGTAAAAAAAGTATTTAAAAATAAGAAAGTGAAAGTTCATGCTTTAAAAGATGTATCTTTGAAGGTAGAAAAAGGAGATATTTTTGGGATAGTTGGATATTCGGGAGCAGGCAAATCTACTTTGCTTCGTTTAGTAAACTTGCTTGAAAAGCCTGATAGTGGGAGTGTAAAACTGGAAGGGAAAGAAATTATTGGATTGTCTGAAGGGGAATTAAATGAATTAAGAAAAAATATAGGCATGGTTTTTCAGCAGTTTAATTTGCTGGAAACTCAGACAGTTTATCAAAATTTAAAAATACCACTTGTAATATCGAAGACACCAAAAAGTGAAATAAATGAAAGAATAGATGAACTGCTTGATTTTGTTGGATTAAAGGATAAAAAAAACGTTTCTGTGTCAAAACTTTCTGGAGGACAGAAGCAGAGAATAGGAATTGCAAGAGCCTTAGCAACACACCCCAAAATATTACTATGCGACGAAGCTACAAGTGCATTAGACCCAAAAACAACAAAATCTATCTTGGAGCTGTTAAAAAAAATAAATCAGGAATTTGGAATAACTATACTGCTTATTACTCATGAAATGGAAGTAGTCAAGGAAATATGTAATAAAGTGGCAGTAATGCAGGATGGAGAAATTAAGGAACAAGGAAATATAATTGAAATTTTTACTAATCCAAAAGAAAGGATTACAAAAGACTTTATTAGTTCAGTTATTAACAATGATATTCCAGTTTCTTTGTTGAAAGAGCTAGATTTAACGCTTCCAATAGTAAGATTGACATTTTTAGGAGAAAATTCGGGACAGTCATTAATCTCTGAAATAAATAAAAATTTTGATATTACTACTAAAATATTGTCAGCTTCAATAAATGAGCTAGGAGATACTATACTAGGAGTGTTAGTTATCCAATTAGGTGGAAATCTGGAGCTTATTGGAAAAGTTGAAGAATTTATTGTAAAAAGTGGGGTAAAGGTTGAAAGGATGGAGATAATATGA